The DNA segment AGAATATGTATCATGCAGTTCTCCCATATTTTTCTCTCTATGTTTTATTCCATTTTTGCCCCACTTATGCTATACTGAAAGAAACGAAACAGAACATGTTTCAGCAAAAAGGAGATGAGTGCATTGCCGGGATTTACGACCCATTATCTCTTCGGTGTCAAGGCCTACAATGACCTTCCGAACAATTATTTAAAGCATGTGATATCCAAATACCGCTGGCTCTATCAGCTCGGCCTCCAGGGCCCGGATATTTTCTTTTACAATATTCCGATCCTGCGCCACAGAGATTACCGCAATGTGGGCTCCTATATGCATGACTTTCATGTGAATGACTTTTTCCAGAGCTGCCTGACGGAAATTTCGGAAATCCATTCCCGCCAGCAGAAGGAGCAGGCCCTGTCCTATTTCGCCGGCTATCTCTGCCACTATGTCGGGGACTCCATCTGCCATCCGTTCATTTACGGGCGGATCCAGTATGAGACTGATGTGAAAAGCTCCCACTTCCACGGGCGCCATGCGGCCCTGGAAAACGACATCGACGCGATCCTGCTTCGGAAATTCAAGAAGAAAAAGCCGTCGGAATTCAACCAGGCGGCCACGATCTGCTTAAACGGCCAGGAAATCCAGTTTATTTCCAGGTTTTTATGCCGCGCCATCAACGCCACCTATTACCAGATCAGCGAGCGGAACAATTTCCAGGTCACGGAAGGCATGGTGCGCCGCTCCATCCATGCGATCCGCTTCGGCGGGCGGCTCCTCTCGGATCCGGAAGGGCGCAAGAAAAATAAAATTGAGTTTTTTGAGACCATATTTTTAAAGCATCCCGTGGCATCGCGGAAGTTAGTAACAGATGAAAATCCCGTCGGCGTCAGGAAAACCCTGAACCTGGAACATGAAACATGGTGCAATCCCTGGAACAAGCAGATGGCATCATCGGATTCGTTCCTGGATCTGTACCATAAGACCTTAAACAAATGCCACATGGTCTACTACCTGTTAAACGAGCTGATGAGCGGCGAACGGCCTTTGAGAGAGCGGGACTGGGATCCGTTTTTAAACGAGCTTGGAAACTATTCCTACCACAGCGGCCTTGACGTAGGGCAGCTCCATTACCGATGAGAACACGCGGGCGGCACAGTTTTTGTGTCCTCCGCTGTCACCGCGGCCTTTGACGGAGAGCCCTGTCTCTCCCGGCTGCTTCATAAATGAAATGTTAAAAAGGAGAGGTTACTATGAAACCACTGATTTTACTGACAGGCGGCACAGGCGCTGCTGCCAACGGAACCCCGACTTACAACGTAAACTGCAACTACGCAGAAAACATCCGGCGTGTCGGCGGACTTCCGATTCTCGCTGTTGACAACTGCTGTGCGGAAGAATATGCCGATCTGGCTGACGGCCTTCTTCTGACCGGCGGCAAAGACGTGGATCCCAAACTCTACGGACAGGATCTGAAATATGATTTCGTCATCATGGACGAGAAGCGTGACGAGCAGGAAATGGCTCTGATTAAAGAATTTGTAAAGCGGAAAAAACCGATTTTCGGAATCTGCCGCGGCGTTCAGGTCTTAAATGTGTACTTCGGCGGAACCTTATATCAGGACATCCCGGATCAGCTTGGCGGAGAACACTCCAAAGGCGTCAACCATCCGTTAAAAATTAAAAAGGATTCCATCCTCGGAAACATGTTCGGCGAGTCTCTCGTCATCAACAGCTACCACCATCAGGCTCTCGACAAGCTCGGCGACGGCCTTACGGCGACGGCATGGTCCGACTCCAACGGCCATGAGATCGTGGAAGCCGTTGAGCATGATTCTCTTCCTGTATGGGCCGTCCAGTGGCACCCGGAGCGCATGACCGGCCCGGTCACGAACCCGGAAAACTGTGTGGACTCCATCCCGATGTTTGAGTATTTCGTAAATCAGTGCAAATAGAAGGATAACCGCCTGCTGAAGGCGCGTCCTCCTGTACAGAAAAATCCCGCCCCGCCGGAAGTTTCACTTGCTTCCCGCGGGGCGGTTTTCATTACACAAACAGATATTTTAACAGGAACAGGACAGCCAGGACATACAGAATCGGGCTGATCCTCTCCTTCTTTCCTGAAAACAGGTTGATTAACACGAAAGCGATGACGCCAAGGGCGATTCCCTCGGAGATGGAGTACATGAACGGCATCGCAAAAATAGCGATGAATGCCGGAACTGCCTCTCCGATATCGTCAAAGTTGATGCGGACGACGGCGCCCATCATCATGAAGCCGACGATAATTAGCGCCGGAGCCGTCGCAAAGGACGGGATCGCCAGGAAAATCGGCGAAAGGAACAGGGAAAGCAGGAACAGCACGGCTGCCGTAACGGCCGTAAGTCCCGTGCGCCCGCCTGCCATGACGCCGGAAGAGCTCTCCACGAAGGTCGTTACCGTGGACGTTCCCAGGACGGCGCCTGCGGTCGTTGCCACAGCGTCGGCGAGAAGCGCGCCCTTGATCTTCGGAAGGCGGCCCTCTTTATCCAGCATATCTGCCTTGGAGGCGACGCCGATCAGGGTTCCAAGGGTGTCAAACAGGTCGACAAACAGGAACGACAGCATGATCGTGATGAAATTAAAGCTTAAGAGGCCGGAGAAATCCATCTTCATAAGCGTCGGCGCAATGGACGGAACAGAAAAACCGGCAGAGAAATCCGGAATCACCGATGCCATTCCAAGCTCCGCGTTGGGGACATAAACGCCGCAGATTTCCAAAAGGATTCCGGCCACCCAGGTTCCCAGGATGCCGAACAAAATTGCGCCCGGCACCTTCCTCGTCAGGAGGACAGCCGTAAAAATGGTTCCCGCAAGAGCCAGGGCCGCGCCGATGCCTGTGGAGAAAAAGCTTCCGTCCGCCAGGGAATCCTTAAACGGATAGATCGTCACGAGCGTGGAAGAATCTACCACCAGCTTCGCATTCTGAAGCCCGATAAACGCAATGAAAAGACCGATTCCGCAGGTAACGCCGAGCTTTAATGACTGCGGGATACAGTTAAAAATGGCCTGCCTGACATTTGTCAGGGAAAGCAGGATAAATAAAATTCCCTCTACAAAGACGGCTGCCAGCGCCACCTGCCAGGTGTAGCCCATGCGGATTACCACCGTGTAGGCAAAAAAGGCGTTGAGCCCCATGCCGGGCGCCAGTACAAAGGGATAATTTGCAAAGGCCGCCATGAGAAGCGTGCCCAGCGCTGACGCAACGGCTGTGGCCGTGAAAACCGCGCCGGAGTCCATTCCCGCCTCCGCGAGAATTCCCGGGTTGACCGCGAGAATATAGGCCATCGTCATAAACGTCGTGATGCCCGCCAGGATCTCCGTCCTGGCATTTGTCTTGTTTTCCTTCAGGTGAAACACCTTTTCGCAAAACTCATTCATGTTCCTCATTCCTCCTCTGGTGTGAAAATGATGTGTCAACAGGAACTGCCCCTCCTGAAACCTGCCGCGCAGGCGGCAGCACCGTATGAATACGATACCGTTTATCTTAACATAAACGGCAGAATAAGGAAAGCAAATCTTAAAAAAATGTGTTTTGGGGCATGCAAAAGCGGCGGAAGCCAATCCATTCCGCTTCCGCCGCTTTCAAAATCCTTATCCTTTTTTACTTCTTTGTATCGTCCTTCACCGGCCCGTTGTATTCCTCCGGCTCCGGGCCGTCGCCGTACTCTTCTTCGACTGCCACCAGGTCAATGGCCTCGCCGGCCGCATACGTCTTATCCACGAGCCATGTGCCGTCGGCCGTTCCCACCTGAACCGTCAGGGAGAACGTATCCCACAGGTTTCCAAAGGAATCCGCCGAGGAAATCGTCAGCTCCTCGCTCTGGACGGCGACAATGTCGTTGAACAGCTTCACCATCTCCACCGCATACTGCATGGCCTGTTCTTCCGTCGTGCCGTCCTTGACAATCCAGCTTAACTTGATCGTCAGGGCATCTTCGTCCGCCTCAAAGGTCATGGTCTCGCCCTGCGGGTACCGGTTCGCATCCATAAACAGGCCGTCCGTTTCGTCCTTTACCTGCTCCCAGTCATACATGGACTGCTCTTCCGTCTCCTCTTCGATCAGAATATTCTGATCTCTCGGAAGCGTCTCATCCTCATCATCGTCCATGAACATCCCAAGTCCGCCGTCTGCCGGCGCGCTCTGAGAAATACTGCTCTGTGTACAGCCGCTCACCCCGAGCACACAGACACAGAGCAAGGCAGCAATTTTCCATAATTTCATGTTCTTTCCTCCTGACTTTCCTTCCAAACAGGCAGAACGGGCAGGAACCCCGCGCCACTCCCCTGTAATTAAAAGTACCAAGGTATTATATACGATTGTTTCCCGTTTTTGTAGTCCTTTTCACAAAAAATCACAAATTCTTCAGGAATTCTTAACTTCTCTTTCCTGCCCATCAAAATTTTCCGTATCGCGGACAATATACATGGGCCTGTCCTTTAATTCCGCAAACAGGATCGCAATGTATTCCCCGATGATGCCCACCAGAATAAAGAGCACCGCAAACATGAACGACAAAAGCACCACAATGGTGGCATAGCCGCTTGGCGCCCCGTATTTTGCCCAGGTATAAATCGTGTACACCATGACGGCCAGGCCGAAAAGCGCCACGATGCAGCCCGTATAAATCCCCAGCTTTAACGGCAGGTCGGAAAAGCAGAGGATCGTGTTGACGGAAAACCGGAACAGGCTCTTTAAGCTGTACTTGCTCTCGCCTGCAAACCGTGCCCTGGCCTCGTATTCGATGGTCGTCTTTTGAAAGCCGATGCTCTGGACATAGCCTCTTAAGAACCGGATTTTCTCCCGGTAGTTTTCCTTAAGCACCTGCGCCGCCTGGGCGTTCACCGCGAAGAAATCCGAGGCGTTAGCCTCAAACTTCACATCCGACATACGGTTAATCAGTTTATAGAAAGCCGAGGAAGTCACATTTTTTATAAGGCCGGCCGACGTATTCCTCGTCCGCACCATGTTGATGACCTCATAGCCCTCTTCCATTTTCTTTAAAATCTTCGGGATGCACTCCGGCGGGTGCTGGAGGTCGGCGTCCATGCAGATGACGGCGTCGCCCGAAGCGAAGTCGATACCGGCAATCATAGCGGCCTCATGGCCGAAATTCCTGGAAAAATTCACGACCCGCACGTTCTTATCAAGAGCCGCAAGCTCCTTTAAAATCCCGTAAGAGCCGTCGGCGCTCCCGTCGTTCACAAACAAAAGCTCGTATTCCCAGGCCGGGGAAAGCCCCAAAAGGACGGCCTTCGTCTCGGCATAAAATTCCCGAAGGGCCGCCTCCTCGTTATAGACGGAGACAACCACTGAAAGCAGCTTACCCATATATTTTTATCTCCATGTCCGAATGCTCCGGAATCTGCTTTTCTTTCGGCGGAAGCTTCCGGTAATCGCCGTAAACCTGCTTTAAATACGGATCCCACCCGGCCGGGATGAAAAACCGGCAGTCCTCAAACGGCACCTCCTCCGCCTCGTCCATCCACTTTTTTTCCAACTCCACATAGAGGTAATCCGGGGCATAGTTGGAATAGTAATAAAGGTTCGTCCTTTTCTTCGCATCCTTCATGGAAACGGCCCGCCAGAGCCGGTACGTGACCGGAAACGGGATCAGCTTCCCGATACCTGAAAGCACGGCCACGAAAAGCTTCATGATGCCTTTATAGTCGGAATAGTCAATCCGGTACCGGTGCCCCAGGGCAAACCCGTAGACGATGCACTGGGAGAGCTTCGTTACGGTTTTGACGGCCTTTCCCTCCGGCAGGGCGTCCACGATGAATAAGTCAATGCAGAGGCGGCTGATCTTATCGTCGTAAAACGCCATCTTCCCGGAACCCTCGAATTTCTGGCTTTTGTCATAGAGGATCCTGGGCACGAAATCGTAAAACGCCGTTCCGCCGTGGTACTCGTTCGGCTCCACAAAGGTCATGCCCTCGGGAAGCTCTCGGCGCACCACCTTCGCAAACATCTCATAGTTTTTCCGCGTAAACACCACATCCGCGTCGTCGTCCCAGGGGATGAACCCCTGATGGCGGACGGCGCCGAGCATCGTCCCGGCATCTAACGCATACTTGATCTTATACTTGCGGCAGATGCGGTCGATCTCCTTTAACATCTTTAAATTTGCCTCATGAACCCTCGTCAGGTCAAATGTTCTCTCTTCGCTCACGATTTAAGCCCTTCTTTAATTACCTTTGCCATGTAGTCGATTTTTTCGTCTGTCATGCCGGGGTAGACGCCGACCCAGAAGGTATCGGCCATAATCCGGTCGGAATTTTCAAGGCTTCCGACGACGCGGTAGCCTGTCTTTTCTGCCCGCATGGCATCAAAGCACGGATGCTTGATTAAATTCCCCGCAAACAGCATCCTGGTCTGGACGCCGTGATCTTCCACGTACTGCACGAGACGGTTTCTGTCCACGCCTTCCCGGCAGGTGATTAAAAAGCCGAACCAGCTTGGCGTGGAATGCTCGGCCGCCTCCGGAAGGATCAGCTTGTCCTCTGCCTCCGAAAGGGCCGCCCGCAGCCGGTCAAAATTATGGCGCCTCTTTTCCACGAAGGACGGGAACTTCTCAAGCTGGGCGCAGCCGATGGCCGCCTGCATATCCGTGGCCTTTAAATTGTATCCGAAATGCGAATAGACGTATTTGTGGTCATACCCAAGCGGCAGCTCGCCGTACTGCCTGTCAAACCGGTGGCCGCAGAGGTTGTCGCGGCCCGGCGGGCAGACACAGTCGCGTCCCCAGTCGCGGAAGGAGCGGATGATCTTATGAAGCAGCGGGTTGTCGGTGTAGACGGCGCCGCCCTCGCCCATGGTCATATGATGGGGCGGGTAAAAGCTGGACGTGCCGATGTCGCCGACGGTGCCGGTGAATTTTTCTTCGCCGTTTATGGTGTATTTGGAGCCCAGGGCGTCGCAGTTGTCCTCGACGAGCCACAGGTTGTGCTTTTCACAGAACGCCTTCACCGCCGTAAGATCAAAGGGATTTCCCAGGGTATGCGCGAGCATCACGGCCTTTGTCTTTTCCGAGAGCGCCGCCTCCAGCATGGAAACGTCGATGTTGTACTGTGGAATCGTGATGTCCACGAACACCGGCACGGCGCCGTACTGGATGGCCGGCGTCACCGTCGTCGGGAAACCGGCGGCCACGGTGATGATCTCGTCGCCGCGCTTTACCTGCCTGTCTCCAAGAAGCGGCGAAGTCAGCGCCATAAAGGCAATTAAATTGGCCGACGAGCCGGAATTTACGAGGGAACAGTAGCGAACCTTCAAATACTTGGCAAGCTTCGCCTCAAACTGGTCGGTGTAGCGGCCGGACGTGAGCCAGAACTCCAGGGAACTGTCCACCAGATTCACCATTTCTTCCTTATCATAAACGCGGGAGGCGTAGGGAATCCTGTCTCCCTCGTGAAATTCCTTTTTCTGATTATGAAATTTTTCTGCATATTCCGCCACCATGGCGAGGATTTCCTCTCTCGCCTGGGCTTCTGTCTTGTTTTCAAACATGCTGCAATCTTCCTCCAAGTGCTTAATGTACGGAAATCATTGTCTCAATCTGTTTATCCATGACTGCGGTCACGTCGTCCCCCGCCTCCCAGGCCTTAAACCACTCCGCCGTAAGGCCGATGGCCTCCCTCACATGGAACCGCGGCCGCCAGCCAAAGACGCTTTTAATCTTCGAGCAGTCCAGCTTTAAGAAATTGGCCTCGTGGGGGCCGCCGTCGCTTTGATTCACCCAGGAAAGCCCGTCTCCCCAGACTTCACAGAACATGGTGACAAGCTCGCCCGTTGTCACGCAGTCACAGTCGTCCGGGCCCACGTTGTAATGCCCCGCAAAGCGGATGTCCTCATACTGGGCCTTCGCCACAGCGAGATATAAAAGCAGCGGCTCCAAAACATGCTGGTAGGGCCTGGTGGAATTGGGGTTCCTGACGATAATGTCCTGCTTTTTCATGGCCGCGCGGATGCAGTCCGGCACAATCCTGTCATTGGCAAAATCTCCGCCGCCGATGACGTTTCCGGCCCGGCAGGTGGAAATGGCACAGCGCCCGTCGGAAAAAAATGACTTCTGGTAGCTGTGGGTCACAAGCTCCGAACAGGACTTGCTGTTGGAATAGGGGTCATAGCCGTCGAGGCGGTCGGTCTCCCGGTAGCCGTACTCCCACTCCATGTTCTCGTAAACCTTATCGGTGGTGACGTTGACAAACGAACGCACCGAGGGCGTAAGGCGCACGCACTCTAAGACGTTCACCGTCCCCATCACGTTCGTCTCATACGTGTAGACCGGCTCCTTATAGGAATCCCGCACAATGGGCTGCGCCGCCAGATGAAGGACAATCTCCGGCTCTGCCTCGTCAAACACCTGCTTTAGGTGCTTCAGGTCGCGGATATCGCCGATGACCGAATGCATCTTCTCCTTTACGCCGGCCGCGTCAAAAAGGGACGGCTCTGTCGGCGGGTTTAGGGCATAGCCCGTCACCTTTGCGCCGGCGTTTGTGAGGATTCTGGAAAGCCAGGCGCCCTTAAAGCCAGTGTGGCCGGTGATAAGGACACGCTTATCTTTATAAAATGTAAAAACCTCTTTAAAATCCATGTATCTCTTCCTCTATTCCCAGATCTTCCAGGGCGCTTTTCCCGACGTCCACAGCTCTTCCAGCTGGTTTTTCTCCCTCTGGGTGTCCATGCACTTCCAGAAGCCCTCGTGGCGGAAGGCCATGAGCTCCCCGTCGGCCGCCAGGTTCCGTAACGGCGCCTGCTCGAACACCGTCTCATC comes from the Eubacteriaceae bacterium Marseille-Q4139 genome and includes:
- a CDS encoding zinc dependent phospholipase C family protein; translated protein: MPGFTTHYLFGVKAYNDLPNNYLKHVISKYRWLYQLGLQGPDIFFYNIPILRHRDYRNVGSYMHDFHVNDFFQSCLTEISEIHSRQQKEQALSYFAGYLCHYVGDSICHPFIYGRIQYETDVKSSHFHGRHAALENDIDAILLRKFKKKKPSEFNQAATICLNGQEIQFISRFLCRAINATYYQISERNNFQVTEGMVRRSIHAIRFGGRLLSDPEGRKKNKIEFFETIFLKHPVASRKLVTDENPVGVRKTLNLEHETWCNPWNKQMASSDSFLDLYHKTLNKCHMVYYLLNELMSGERPLRERDWDPFLNELGNYSYHSGLDVGQLHYR
- a CDS encoding gamma-glutamyl-gamma-aminobutyrate hydrolase family protein, which encodes MKPLILLTGGTGAAANGTPTYNVNCNYAENIRRVGGLPILAVDNCCAEEYADLADGLLLTGGKDVDPKLYGQDLKYDFVIMDEKRDEQEMALIKEFVKRKKPIFGICRGVQVLNVYFGGTLYQDIPDQLGGEHSKGVNHPLKIKKDSILGNMFGESLVINSYHHQALDKLGDGLTATAWSDSNGHEIVEAVEHDSLPVWAVQWHPERMTGPVTNPENCVDSIPMFEYFVNQCK
- a CDS encoding NCS2 family permease, whose amino-acid sequence is MRNMNEFCEKVFHLKENKTNARTEILAGITTFMTMAYILAVNPGILAEAGMDSGAVFTATAVASALGTLLMAAFANYPFVLAPGMGLNAFFAYTVVIRMGYTWQVALAAVFVEGILFILLSLTNVRQAIFNCIPQSLKLGVTCGIGLFIAFIGLQNAKLVVDSSTLVTIYPFKDSLADGSFFSTGIGAALALAGTIFTAVLLTRKVPGAILFGILGTWVAGILLEICGVYVPNAELGMASVIPDFSAGFSVPSIAPTLMKMDFSGLLSFNFITIMLSFLFVDLFDTLGTLIGVASKADMLDKEGRLPKIKGALLADAVATTAGAVLGTSTVTTFVESSSGVMAGGRTGLTAVTAAVLFLLSLFLSPIFLAIPSFATAPALIIVGFMMMGAVVRINFDDIGEAVPAFIAIFAMPFMYSISEGIALGVIAFVLINLFSGKKERISPILYVLAVLFLLKYLFV
- a CDS encoding glycosyltransferase family 2 protein; the encoded protein is MGKLLSVVVSVYNEEAALREFYAETKAVLLGLSPAWEYELLFVNDGSADGSYGILKELAALDKNVRVVNFSRNFGHEAAMIAGIDFASGDAVICMDADLQHPPECIPKILKKMEEGYEVINMVRTRNTSAGLIKNVTSSAFYKLINRMSDVKFEANASDFFAVNAQAAQVLKENYREKIRFLRGYVQSIGFQKTTIEYEARARFAGESKYSLKSLFRFSVNTILCFSDLPLKLGIYTGCIVALFGLAVMVYTIYTWAKYGAPSGYATIVVLLSFMFAVLFILVGIIGEYIAILFAELKDRPMYIVRDTENFDGQEREVKNS
- a CDS encoding LicD family protein, producing MLKEIDRICRKYKIKYALDAGTMLGAVRHQGFIPWDDDADVVFTRKNYEMFAKVVRRELPEGMTFVEPNEYHGGTAFYDFVPRILYDKSQKFEGSGKMAFYDDKISRLCIDLFIVDALPEGKAVKTVTKLSQCIVYGFALGHRYRIDYSDYKGIMKLFVAVLSGIGKLIPFPVTYRLWRAVSMKDAKKRTNLYYYSNYAPDYLYVELEKKWMDEAEEVPFEDCRFFIPAGWDPYLKQVYGDYRKLPPKEKQIPEHSDMEIKIYG
- the rfbH gene encoding lipopolysaccharide biosynthesis protein RfbH, with translation MFENKTEAQAREEILAMVAEYAEKFHNQKKEFHEGDRIPYASRVYDKEEMVNLVDSSLEFWLTSGRYTDQFEAKLAKYLKVRYCSLVNSGSSANLIAFMALTSPLLGDRQVKRGDEIITVAAGFPTTVTPAIQYGAVPVFVDITIPQYNIDVSMLEAALSEKTKAVMLAHTLGNPFDLTAVKAFCEKHNLWLVEDNCDALGSKYTINGEEKFTGTVGDIGTSSFYPPHHMTMGEGGAVYTDNPLLHKIIRSFRDWGRDCVCPPGRDNLCGHRFDRQYGELPLGYDHKYVYSHFGYNLKATDMQAAIGCAQLEKFPSFVEKRRHNFDRLRAALSEAEDKLILPEAAEHSTPSWFGFLITCREGVDRNRLVQYVEDHGVQTRMLFAGNLIKHPCFDAMRAEKTGYRVVGSLENSDRIMADTFWVGVYPGMTDEKIDYMAKVIKEGLKS
- the rfbG gene encoding CDP-glucose 4,6-dehydratase; this encodes MDFKEVFTFYKDKRVLITGHTGFKGAWLSRILTNAGAKVTGYALNPPTEPSLFDAAGVKEKMHSVIGDIRDLKHLKQVFDEAEPEIVLHLAAQPIVRDSYKEPVYTYETNVMGTVNVLECVRLTPSVRSFVNVTTDKVYENMEWEYGYRETDRLDGYDPYSNSKSCSELVTHSYQKSFFSDGRCAISTCRAGNVIGGGDFANDRIVPDCIRAAMKKQDIIVRNPNSTRPYQHVLEPLLLYLAVAKAQYEDIRFAGHYNVGPDDCDCVTTGELVTMFCEVWGDGLSWVNQSDGGPHEANFLKLDCSKIKSVFGWRPRFHVREAIGLTAEWFKAWEAGDDVTAVMDKQIETMISVH